In the genome of Paenibacillus sp. FSL R5-0766, one region contains:
- the prli42 gene encoding stressosome-associated protein Prli42 produces the protein MQKKKWFKIIIYLMLIAMIGSTLFIALEPLLFG, from the coding sequence ATGCAAAAAAAGAAATGGTTCAAAATCATCATCTATCTCATGCTGATCGCCATGATCGGGTCCACCCTTTTCATAGCTCTCGAACCGTTGTTGTTCGGATAG
- a CDS encoding M20/M25/M40 family metallo-hydrolase has protein sequence MIKQQRVIDQFMELVQIDSETKNEQNISKVLKEQFTDLGLHVYEDDTMEQTGHGAGNLVITWEAEGTEGVAPIFFTCHMDTVTPGQGIKPELGEDGWIRSDGTTILGADDKAGIAALFEAIRVIQENKIPHGKIQFVITVGEESGLVGARAMNPKDIDAEFGYALDSNGAVGTICVAAPARAEIQMSIYGKSAHAGVNPEDGISAIQVAAKAIAAMTLGRIDDETTANIGKFQGGSALNVVCDFVQLEAEARSIVQEKVELQVAQMRDALETTCRKYGATAEFRSEILYPAFGFHDEHEVVQLAQRAIRSIGLETSTFASGGGSDANIFNGFDLPTVNLAVGYEDIHTTKERIRAEDIVKLSQVVVAIIQETAADKK, from the coding sequence ATGATTAAACAACAACGTGTTATCGATCAGTTCATGGAACTGGTGCAGATTGATAGTGAAACGAAAAATGAACAGAACATCTCGAAGGTGTTAAAAGAGCAGTTTACAGATCTTGGGCTTCATGTCTATGAGGATGATACCATGGAGCAAACCGGACATGGCGCCGGAAACCTCGTCATTACCTGGGAAGCCGAAGGAACTGAAGGGGTTGCACCGATCTTTTTCACATGTCATATGGACACCGTGACGCCGGGACAGGGAATCAAGCCTGAACTGGGTGAAGATGGCTGGATTCGCAGTGATGGAACAACGATCCTGGGAGCAGATGACAAAGCAGGGATTGCGGCATTGTTTGAAGCGATTCGTGTGATCCAGGAAAACAAGATTCCACATGGTAAAATTCAATTTGTCATTACGGTCGGCGAAGAGTCTGGACTGGTGGGTGCACGTGCCATGAATCCGAAGGATATCGATGCCGAGTTCGGTTATGCGCTGGATTCTAATGGAGCTGTAGGTACGATCTGTGTTGCTGCACCAGCCAGAGCTGAAATTCAAATGAGCATCTATGGTAAGTCCGCCCATGCGGGCGTGAACCCGGAAGACGGGATCAGCGCCATTCAGGTTGCAGCCAAAGCGATTGCAGCCATGACACTGGGCAGAATTGATGATGAGACGACAGCGAACATCGGTAAATTCCAAGGTGGATCAGCACTCAACGTGGTATGTGACTTTGTACAGCTTGAAGCGGAAGCTCGCAGTATTGTGCAGGAGAAAGTTGAATTGCAGGTTGCACAGATGCGTGACGCGTTGGAAACGACATGTCGCAAATACGGTGCAACAGCTGAATTCAGAAGTGAGATCCTCTACCCTGCATTTGGTTTCCATGATGAACACGAAGTTGTACAGCTTGCACAGCGTGCCATCCGCAGTATTGGGCTGGAGACAAGTACGTTTGCTTCCGGTGGTGGCAGTGATGCCAATATCTTTAACGGATTCGACCTTCCGACAGTGAATCTAGCGGTAGGGTATGAGGATATCCATACAACCAAAGAACGTATTCGTGCCGAAGACATTGTGAAGTTATCCCAAGTAGTCGTGGCTATTATTCAGGAAACGGCAGCTGACAAGAAATAA
- the lpdA gene encoding dihydrolipoyl dehydrogenase: protein MPITCDVAILGGGTGGYVAAIRAAQLGKQVVIIEKDKLGGTCLHRGCIPSKALLKSAEVYAEIQESETYGIETAGATLVFPKVQARKDAIVEQLHQGVQYLMKKNKIQVVHAKGRVIGPSIFSPQSGAVAVEFEDGEMDTVVPTNLIIATGSRPRALPGLEPDGKFIMSSDEALRMDELPASLIIVGGGVIGLEWASMLNDFGVDITVVEAAAHVLPAEDEDIAKEMQRLLSKRGVRFLTGATVLTETYNTDQEGIQIDVQLGEDKQETLRAEKMLVSVGRQANVENIGLENTDIKLERGFIAVNKQLQTGEGHIYAIGDCIGGLQLAHAASHEGILAVDHLVGETVHAVESHRIPRCVYTRPEAASIGFTEREAKERGYDIKTGKFPFSAIGKSLIHGSRDGFVKVIADAKTNDILGVHMIGTHVTELIAEASLAQMLDATPWEVGQTIHPHPSLSEIMGEAMLAVDGKAIGM, encoded by the coding sequence ATGCCAATTACATGTGATGTTGCAATTCTTGGAGGAGGGACCGGTGGATATGTAGCCGCGATCCGGGCTGCACAGCTGGGAAAACAGGTCGTTATCATTGAGAAAGACAAGCTTGGCGGTACCTGTCTGCATCGTGGCTGTATTCCGAGTAAGGCTTTGCTGAAAAGTGCGGAAGTATACGCCGAGATCCAGGAGAGCGAGACGTATGGTATCGAGACAGCTGGAGCTACACTTGTATTTCCCAAAGTACAGGCGCGCAAGGATGCAATTGTCGAACAGCTCCATCAGGGCGTTCAGTATTTGATGAAAAAAAATAAAATCCAGGTTGTACACGCGAAAGGTCGCGTCATCGGACCATCCATCTTCTCACCGCAGAGCGGAGCAGTCGCTGTAGAGTTCGAAGATGGCGAGATGGATACGGTTGTACCAACCAATCTCATCATTGCCACTGGTTCGCGTCCACGCGCGCTGCCGGGCCTGGAACCGGACGGCAAGTTTATTATGAGCAGTGACGAAGCCCTGCGTATGGATGAACTTCCTGCATCACTCATCATTGTCGGTGGGGGTGTGATTGGACTGGAGTGGGCATCCATGCTGAATGACTTTGGCGTAGACATCACAGTAGTAGAAGCAGCTGCTCACGTGTTGCCTGCCGAGGATGAAGATATTGCCAAAGAAATGCAGCGATTGCTCAGCAAACGAGGTGTTCGTTTCCTGACAGGTGCCACCGTTCTAACGGAAACATATAACACGGATCAAGAGGGCATCCAGATTGATGTGCAGCTTGGTGAAGATAAGCAGGAAACGCTGAGAGCGGAGAAAATGCTTGTGTCGGTTGGACGTCAAGCTAATGTCGAAAATATCGGACTCGAAAATACAGATATCAAACTGGAGCGTGGATTCATCGCTGTGAACAAACAGTTACAGACCGGTGAAGGTCACATCTACGCCATTGGTGACTGCATCGGCGGTTTGCAGCTTGCACATGCCGCAAGTCATGAAGGTATTCTCGCTGTCGATCATCTGGTGGGCGAAACGGTACATGCCGTAGAATCCCACCGCATCCCACGCTGTGTGTACACACGTCCGGAAGCAGCAAGCATCGGATTCACCGAGCGTGAAGCCAAAGAACGTGGCTATGATATTAAAACAGGCAAGTTTCCATTTTCGGCTATTGGCAAATCGCTTATTCACGGAAGTCGGGATGGATTCGTGAAGGTGATCGCAGATGCCAAGACGAATGATATATTGGGGGTACATATGATTGGCACCCATGTGACGGAATTAATCGCTGAGGCTTCTCTGGCACAGATGCTGGATGCCACACCTTGGGAAGTCGGACAAACCATTCATCCGCACCCTTCTCTGTCGGAAATTATGGGTGAAGCCATGTTGGCGGTCGATGGAAAGGCCATTGGAATGTAA
- a CDS encoding DUF2627 domain-containing protein: MNTRLVFARFLAIVVLVIPGLMAMKGFLMMKDALFLYYAEHGNELISPGFQWLSFGGGLVLFAAGMSFLGGWILFRDRKRNYVGPRFRSKSVPEKAETPGRTP; the protein is encoded by the coding sequence ATGAATACAAGATTGGTCTTTGCGCGATTCTTGGCAATTGTTGTTCTGGTCATCCCCGGGTTAATGGCAATGAAGGGTTTTCTGATGATGAAAGATGCCCTGTTCCTATATTATGCCGAGCACGGGAACGAACTGATTTCACCAGGGTTCCAATGGCTCTCCTTTGGCGGTGGACTTGTCCTTTTTGCCGCAGGTATGAGTTTTCTGGGAGGCTGGATCCTGTTCCGTGACCGCAAGCGTAATTATGTAGGTCCCCGTTTCCGGTCCAAAAGTGTACCCGAAAAAGCAGAGACGCCCGGAAGGACTCCTTGA
- the mciZ gene encoding Z-ring formation inhibitor MciZ has protein sequence MNSYMTPQSVHVVGQARQVQLILKQWLREWGPDAKLVDLLAGRK, from the coding sequence ATGAACAGTTATATGACGCCTCAATCCGTACACGTGGTAGGACAAGCCCGGCAAGTGCAGCTCATACTCAAGCAATGGTTGCGCGAGTGGGGCCCGGATGCCAAGTTAGTCGATCTGCTCGCTGGACGCAAATGA
- a CDS encoding alpha-ketoacid dehydrogenase subunit beta: MAVMEYIDAIRLAMKEEMERDENVFILGEDVGLKGGVFTTTKGLQDQFGEMRVMDTPLSESAIAGVAIGAAMYGMKPIAEMQYSDFMLPATNQIISEAAKIRYRSNNDWSCPIVIRAPIGGGIFGGLYHSQCPESIFFGTPGLKIIAPYSAYDAKGLLKAAIRDPDPVLFFENKKCYKLIKEDVPEDDYIVPIGKANVLREGADITVIGYSQPLHFVMQAAEELEREEGITAHVLDLRTLQPLDREAIIASARLTGKVLIVHEDNKTGGVGAEVAAIISEECLFELDAPIQRLCGPDVPAMPISPTLEKFYMLSKDKAKAAMRTLAEF, translated from the coding sequence ATGGCAGTGATGGAATATATTGATGCAATCCGTCTCGCGATGAAAGAAGAGATGGAACGGGATGAGAATGTTTTTATCCTTGGTGAAGACGTAGGTCTCAAAGGTGGTGTGTTTACCACAACTAAAGGGCTGCAAGATCAGTTTGGCGAAATGCGAGTGATGGACACACCTTTGTCTGAATCCGCTATTGCAGGTGTTGCCATTGGTGCAGCGATGTATGGCATGAAGCCAATTGCCGAAATGCAATATTCGGACTTCATGTTGCCGGCAACCAACCAGATCATTAGTGAAGCGGCGAAGATTCGCTATCGTTCCAACAATGACTGGAGCTGTCCGATTGTTATCCGCGCGCCGATTGGTGGCGGGATCTTCGGTGGGTTATATCACTCCCAATGTCCGGAATCGATTTTCTTTGGTACACCTGGTCTGAAAATTATAGCTCCCTACTCGGCATACGATGCCAAGGGACTGCTTAAGGCCGCTATTCGTGACCCGGACCCGGTACTTTTTTTTGAAAATAAAAAATGCTACAAACTTATCAAGGAAGATGTGCCTGAAGATGATTACATCGTTCCAATTGGTAAGGCCAATGTACTTCGTGAGGGTGCGGATATTACGGTGATCGGTTACAGCCAGCCGCTGCATTTTGTTATGCAGGCTGCTGAGGAGCTGGAGCGTGAAGAAGGCATTACAGCACACGTTCTGGATCTGCGCACATTGCAGCCGTTGGATCGTGAAGCGATTATTGCTTCCGCTCGTCTGACAGGTAAAGTGCTGATTGTACACGAAGATAACAAAACCGGTGGTGTAGGTGCCGAAGTTGCCGCGATTATTAGTGAGGAATGTCTATTTGAACTGGATGCACCGATTCAGCGTCTCTGCGGACCTGACGTGCCGGCCATGCCAATTAGCCCAACATTGGAGAAATTCTACATGCTGAGCAAAGACAAAGCCAAAGCAGCAATGCGTACACTTGCCGAGTTTTAA
- a CDS encoding NUDIX hydrolase → MKPNQSAQSIHATQPANPKLDEVTVSTKPIFEGKVISLQVDTVKLPNGQTATREIIRHPGAVAVLALNGDRMLVVDQYRQAMGRTEVEIPAGKLDPGEEPEVAAARELREETGYVAKSLRHLRSFYTSPGFADEIIHLYIAEELEAGDMALDEDEFLEVAEITLEEAYALMDENRISDAKTMMAVYAWDLYRTTGRF, encoded by the coding sequence ATGAAACCAAACCAATCTGCCCAATCCATCCACGCAACGCAACCTGCCAATCCAAAACTGGATGAAGTGACCGTATCCACTAAGCCAATCTTCGAGGGCAAAGTGATTTCACTTCAAGTCGATACCGTTAAACTACCGAATGGCCAGACGGCTACACGTGAGATAATCCGGCATCCTGGAGCGGTAGCTGTACTCGCTCTGAATGGGGATCGCATGCTTGTTGTGGATCAGTATCGTCAGGCAATGGGACGCACCGAAGTGGAGATTCCTGCGGGAAAACTGGACCCGGGAGAAGAGCCGGAAGTTGCCGCAGCACGTGAATTGCGAGAAGAGACGGGATATGTAGCCAAGTCGCTGCGTCATTTGCGTTCGTTCTACACGTCACCGGGGTTCGCAGATGAGATCATTCATCTATACATCGCTGAAGAGTTGGAAGCAGGGGACATGGCACTGGACGAAGATGAATTCCTTGAAGTTGCCGAAATAACTCTGGAGGAAGCCTACGCTCTCATGGATGAGAATCGGATTAGTGATGCCAAAACGATGATGGCTGTATACGCGTGGGACCTCTACAGAACGACAGGACGGTTCTAG
- a CDS encoding dihydrolipoamide acetyltransferase family protein, which yields MAERMKWIEVIMPQLAESLVSATIGKWLKKPGDRVEQYEPICEVITDKVNAEIPSTVDGIMGDLLVEEGTTIAVGEAICRMQVAASDEEAAEQVTQVSQQQEQVQQHASPTPLAASNTAGHDPNQPMRNRYSPAVQSLAAEHGLNLQSIQGTGAGGRITRKDVLTFVAQGGNAVGSSAPASSPVAQHTPSSMPSASPFSGVNRGNGEMGLTAGEAISASDAGVPVRHSGIHLTESPKIPQIEVEGGGQGRSEYFIDVTPVRNAIARNMRQSVSEIPHAWTMIEVDVTNLVMLRNKLKDEFKRKEGINLTYLSFMMKGVVNAIKDYPIMNSVWAVDKIIVKRDINLSMAVGTEDSVLTPVIKHADQRNIAGLAREVDELARKTREGTLKLDHMQGGTFTVNNTGSFGSILSQPIINYPQAAILTFESIVKKPVVINDMIAVRSMANLCLSLDHRILDGVISGRFLQRVKENLEGYTMESKVY from the coding sequence ATGGCTGAACGTATGAAATGGATCGAGGTCATTATGCCGCAGTTGGCGGAATCGCTGGTCTCGGCTACCATAGGCAAATGGTTGAAAAAACCGGGCGACCGTGTGGAACAGTACGAGCCGATCTGTGAAGTAATCACTGATAAAGTTAATGCCGAGATTCCATCCACTGTGGATGGAATTATGGGTGACCTTTTGGTGGAAGAGGGAACAACGATTGCTGTTGGTGAAGCAATCTGCCGCATGCAGGTCGCAGCTTCTGACGAAGAAGCGGCTGAGCAAGTAACACAAGTATCGCAGCAACAGGAGCAAGTGCAGCAACATGCGAGCCCCACTCCTCTTGCCGCGTCAAATACAGCAGGACATGATCCGAACCAGCCGATGCGTAATCGGTATTCCCCAGCAGTGCAATCCTTGGCAGCAGAGCATGGCTTGAACTTGCAAAGCATCCAAGGCACCGGTGCCGGTGGTCGTATTACCCGCAAAGATGTGCTGACATTTGTTGCACAGGGAGGTAACGCGGTTGGATCGTCTGCACCAGCATCATCTCCTGTAGCACAGCATACACCTTCTAGTATGCCGTCTGCTTCTCCATTCAGCGGAGTGAATCGTGGAAATGGAGAAATGGGTTTGACCGCTGGAGAAGCGATCTCAGCGTCCGATGCAGGTGTTCCTGTGAGACATTCAGGCATTCATCTAACCGAAAGTCCGAAAATTCCACAGATCGAAGTGGAAGGTGGCGGCCAGGGAAGATCGGAGTATTTCATCGATGTTACCCCTGTGCGTAATGCCATTGCCCGGAATATGCGTCAAAGCGTATCGGAAATCCCGCATGCATGGACAATGATCGAAGTGGATGTAACCAATCTTGTGATGCTGCGCAATAAACTCAAGGATGAATTCAAGCGTAAGGAAGGCATCAATCTGACATATCTGTCCTTCATGATGAAGGGAGTCGTTAACGCGATTAAAGACTACCCAATCATGAACTCGGTATGGGCAGTGGACAAAATTATCGTCAAACGGGACATCAACTTGTCCATGGCGGTAGGAACCGAAGATTCTGTACTGACACCCGTAATCAAACATGCCGATCAGCGTAATATCGCAGGTCTGGCCCGTGAAGTGGATGAACTGGCTCGCAAAACACGTGAAGGTACGTTGAAGCTGGACCATATGCAAGGGGGTACGTTCACGGTGAACAACACAGGTTCATTTGGTTCGATCCTGTCCCAGCCAATCATTAACTATCCGCAGGCAGCGATTCTTACATTCGAGTCGATTGTCAAGAAACCAGTGGTTATTAATGATATGATCGCTGTTCGCTCGATGGCTAACTTGTGTCTGTCGCTGGATCACCGAATTCTGGATGGTGTAATCAGCGGACGGTTCTTGCAACGTGTCAAAGAAAACCTTGAAGGATACACCATGGAGAGCAAGGTGTATTAA
- a CDS encoding endonuclease Q family protein: MQDELETSTTWEPCYTDLHIHIGRTSRGEAVKISGSRDLTFENIAREASDRKGIHLLGVIDCHSPVVQMDIEQLLESGTMSEIDGGGIAYQDTTILLGTEIELREPGMREFHMLAYFRDLKTMKSFTDWMKRYMKNVNLSSQRVYVPALEMQAEIKARGGLIVPAHVFTPHKGIYGSTAPRMGDVLDTRLVDAVELGLSSDSSMASYIRELDHVPFLTNSDAHSLGKIGREYNELQVAAPSFDEFRMALQGEAGRKIAANYGLNPRLGKYHRTYCAACGSIMDEQAMSAERCPHCGSLKLVQGVLDRILAISDRESPHVPANRPAYHYQVPLEFIPGLGKAKLRQLLDHFGTEMNVLHRTREEELAAVVGPVLAGLIVAARNGQLELSSGGGGTYGKVAVQVKSSD; encoded by the coding sequence ATGCAAGACGAACTGGAAACGTCCACGACGTGGGAGCCCTGTTATACAGACCTGCATATTCACATCGGACGAACCTCTCGCGGTGAGGCTGTTAAAATCAGCGGCAGTCGTGATCTGACATTTGAGAATATTGCCCGGGAAGCATCGGATCGCAAAGGAATTCATTTGCTTGGTGTTATTGATTGTCATTCTCCGGTTGTACAGATGGATATCGAGCAATTGCTGGAGAGTGGTACCATGTCCGAGATTGATGGCGGAGGTATTGCCTACCAGGACACCACCATTTTGTTGGGTACAGAGATTGAGCTGCGCGAGCCTGGAATGCGTGAGTTCCATATGCTGGCGTATTTCCGTGATCTGAAAACGATGAAGTCCTTCACGGACTGGATGAAACGTTATATGAAAAATGTGAATCTCAGTTCTCAGCGGGTGTACGTGCCCGCTCTAGAGATGCAAGCCGAGATTAAGGCACGTGGCGGGCTTATTGTGCCTGCACATGTATTTACACCGCATAAAGGCATCTATGGCAGTACTGCGCCCCGTATGGGCGATGTACTGGATACCCGTCTCGTGGATGCTGTCGAGCTGGGCTTAAGCTCTGATTCATCCATGGCCAGTTATATTCGGGAGTTGGACCATGTACCGTTTCTAACCAATTCGGATGCTCATTCGCTCGGTAAGATTGGACGGGAGTATAATGAACTGCAAGTGGCTGCACCTTCTTTTGATGAGTTCCGTATGGCACTCCAAGGAGAAGCCGGCAGGAAAATTGCGGCCAATTATGGACTTAATCCAAGGTTGGGCAAATATCATCGTACCTACTGTGCAGCATGTGGCAGCATTATGGATGAGCAAGCCATGTCAGCAGAGCGTTGTCCGCACTGTGGCAGTCTGAAGCTGGTGCAGGGGGTGCTGGATCGCATCCTGGCGATCTCTGATCGAGAGAGTCCTCATGTTCCTGCAAACAGACCAGCCTATCATTATCAGGTACCACTGGAGTTCATCCCCGGACTTGGCAAAGCCAAACTTCGCCAGCTACTGGACCATTTTGGTACAGAAATGAACGTACTTCATCGCACGCGTGAGGAAGAACTTGCTGCGGTTGTTGGACCTGTGCTGGCAGGCTTGATTGTGGCTGCACGGAACGGACAACTGGAGCTGTCCTCCGGAGGTGGCGGTACGTACGGAAAGGTTGCTGTTCAGGTGAAATCTTCAGATTAG
- the spoIIM gene encoding stage II sporulation protein M — MRSSYFTFKGQTSLYVFVAVLFLVGVIFGALMVNALSLEQRQDLEGYLGNFFMTVQHSAQVTETGAYWDIAMLHLKWVGLIFILGLSVVGLPGILVLDFLKGVLIGFTVGYLVGQYSWKGLLFALVSVAPHNLFVIPILLICSVAAMTFSLYIIRNRVLMQRTPGRQRPFASYIVLTLVMAALLLGVASFETWVTPAMMRWVTPMLLPA; from the coding sequence ATGCGCTCTTCCTACTTTACATTTAAAGGTCAGACTTCGTTATATGTATTCGTGGCTGTCTTGTTTCTGGTCGGCGTGATTTTTGGCGCGCTCATGGTCAACGCATTGTCTCTTGAGCAACGTCAGGATCTGGAGGGTTATCTCGGCAATTTCTTCATGACCGTGCAGCACAGTGCACAAGTGACTGAGACCGGGGCATATTGGGACATTGCCATGCTCCATCTGAAATGGGTGGGTCTGATCTTTATTCTGGGTTTATCCGTCGTTGGACTGCCCGGTATACTGGTTCTGGATTTTCTGAAAGGTGTGCTCATTGGATTCACGGTAGGGTACCTTGTTGGGCAGTATTCTTGGAAAGGGCTTCTGTTTGCATTGGTGTCCGTGGCACCGCATAATCTATTTGTCATTCCGATCCTCCTGATCTGCAGTGTGGCGGCGATGACGTTCTCGTTATACATCATTCGCAATCGTGTTTTGATGCAGCGAACACCTGGTCGACAAAGGCCTTTTGCTTCATATATAGTTTTAACTTTGGTTATGGCTGCATTGCTGCTCGGCGTGGCGTCTTTTGAAACATGGGTTACACCTGCGATGATGCGTTGGGTCACGCCAATGTTACTACCGGCCTAA
- the lipB gene encoding lipoyl(octanoyl) transferase LipB, producing MSKPLDVAYIPMLDYEEAWNRQKAIVQRLDEGEGAEQMLLLQHPPTYTIGSQNHPEHLLLSPEELREQGISLFQIDRGGDITYHGPGQLVGYPLLILGRDEDLDLHGYLRKLEQVLMDYLADQGIEAGRKEGYTGVWIGDMKIAAIGIKFNRCKHRRGFVTSHGFAFNISSGIQHAGFQGIVPCGIEQYGVTSLEDITGKSYAVEQVAQEIVPYFNRIFPYQINWVTEKEALQRL from the coding sequence ATGAGCAAGCCGCTGGATGTTGCATACATACCGATGCTTGATTATGAAGAGGCTTGGAACCGCCAGAAAGCGATTGTGCAGCGATTGGACGAGGGCGAGGGAGCGGAGCAGATGCTTCTTTTACAGCATCCCCCAACGTATACGATCGGCTCACAGAATCATCCGGAGCATCTACTTCTCAGTCCGGAAGAGTTGCGAGAGCAAGGGATTTCCTTGTTTCAAATTGACCGTGGCGGTGATATTACTTATCATGGCCCGGGCCAGTTGGTAGGTTACCCGTTATTGATTCTTGGTCGGGATGAAGACCTGGATCTGCACGGCTATTTACGGAAACTTGAGCAGGTACTTATGGATTATCTCGCAGACCAGGGCATTGAAGCCGGACGCAAAGAGGGTTACACAGGTGTGTGGATTGGCGATATGAAGATCGCTGCAATTGGAATCAAGTTTAATCGTTGCAAACACCGCCGAGGTTTTGTAACCAGTCACGGGTTTGCTTTTAACATCAGCTCAGGCATTCAACATGCAGGTTTTCAGGGGATTGTTCCTTGTGGGATAGAGCAGTATGGCGTTACCTCACTGGAGGATATAACGGGTAAGTCCTATGCAGTGGAGCAGGTAGCGCAGGAAATTGTTCCGTACTTTAATCGTATTTTTCCATATCAGATTAATTGGGTCACGGAAAAAGAAGCCCTTCAACGTCTGTAA
- a CDS encoding Fur family transcriptional regulator yields the protein MEARIDKIKQQLQSQGYKLTPQREATLRVLLENEEDHLSAEDVFMLVKEKAPEIGLATVYRTLELLSELHVVEKINFGDGVARYDLRGDTSKHHHHHLICVQCGSMDEIREDWLGPLEERLEREFNFSVVDHRLDFHGICYRCKAKNEQKPKDEE from the coding sequence ATGGAAGCACGGATTGATAAAATTAAGCAGCAACTACAGTCCCAAGGATATAAATTAACGCCCCAGCGGGAAGCCACCTTAAGAGTACTTCTTGAGAATGAAGAAGATCATCTGAGCGCAGAAGATGTATTCATGCTCGTTAAAGAAAAGGCTCCCGAAATCGGTCTGGCAACCGTGTACCGTACCCTCGAACTGCTGAGTGAGCTGCATGTTGTAGAGAAAATCAACTTCGGCGACGGTGTAGCGCGTTATGATCTGCGCGGAGATACATCCAAGCATCACCATCATCACTTAATCTGTGTTCAATGCGGAAGTATGGATGAAATACGTGAAGACTGGCTTGGACCGCTTGAAGAGCGTTTGGAGCGGGAATTCAACTTTTCGGTAGTAGATCACCGACTGGACTTTCATGGAATTTGTTATCGTTGCAAAGCTAAAAATGAACAGAAACCCAAAGATGAAGAATAA
- a CDS encoding thiamine pyrophosphate-dependent dehydrogenase E1 component subunit alpha — protein sequence MSSQGTADAVHRHQQLGLSDGEVLDMYKYMLLARKFDERCLLLQRAGKINFHVSGVGQEAAQVGAAFGLDRDHDYYLPYYRDYGFVLAVGMTPRELMLSAFAKAEDPNSGGRQMPGHFGHKKLRIVTGSSPVTTQVPHAVGFALAAKMKKQEFVSFVTFGEGSSNQGDFHEGANFAGVHKLPVIIMCENNQYAISVPIHKQLSGKISDRAQGYGFPGLRVDGNDALEVYAAVKEARRRAIAGEGPTLIEAMMYRLSPHSTSDNDLAYRTKEEVEENWKKDGVPRMKNYLIDCGIWDEARDADLASQLAMEMKEATEYADNAPYPKPEDTLTHVYADSEEGGR from the coding sequence ATGAGTTCACAAGGTACTGCAGACGCGGTCCATCGGCATCAACAGCTGGGACTTAGCGATGGTGAAGTATTGGATATGTACAAATACATGCTGCTCGCGCGCAAGTTTGACGAGCGTTGCTTGCTCTTGCAACGGGCTGGCAAAATTAACTTTCACGTATCCGGTGTAGGACAGGAAGCTGCGCAAGTAGGCGCTGCTTTTGGTCTGGATCGGGATCACGATTATTATTTACCTTATTACCGCGATTACGGCTTTGTACTGGCGGTAGGTATGACTCCGCGTGAGTTGATGCTGTCTGCTTTTGCGAAGGCGGAAGATCCGAATAGTGGCGGTCGGCAAATGCCGGGTCACTTCGGCCACAAAAAGCTGCGGATTGTGACGGGTTCCAGCCCGGTTACAACACAGGTTCCGCACGCTGTTGGATTTGCGCTGGCTGCCAAAATGAAAAAGCAGGAATTTGTTTCTTTTGTTACGTTTGGCGAAGGATCAAGCAATCAGGGTGACTTCCATGAGGGAGCCAACTTTGCAGGTGTGCATAAATTGCCTGTCATTATTATGTGTGAGAACAATCAATATGCAATTTCGGTACCGATTCACAAACAGCTGAGCGGCAAAATATCCGATCGAGCACAAGGATACGGGTTCCCTGGACTGCGTGTAGATGGTAACGATGCATTAGAAGTATATGCTGCAGTGAAGGAAGCGCGTCGCCGTGCTATAGCCGGGGAAGGCCCGACACTGATTGAAGCGATGATGTATCGGTTGTCACCTCATTCCACCTCCGATAATGATCTGGCTTACCGGACCAAAGAGGAAGTTGAGGAGAACTGGAAGAAAGATGGCGTTCCTCGCATGAAGAACTACTTGATCGATTGCGGCATCTGGGACGAAGCCCGTGATGCGGATCTGGCTTCCCAGCTTGCGATGGAAATGAAAGAAGCAACTGAATATGCAGACAACGCGCCATATCCTAAACCTGAGGACACTCTGACGCACGTTTATGCGGACAGCGAAGAAGGGGGACGGTAA